The following proteins are encoded in a genomic region of Cryptomeria japonica chromosome 11, Sugi_1.0, whole genome shotgun sequence:
- the LOC131038103 gene encoding LRR receptor-like serine/threonine-protein kinase FLS2: protein MDGMFSAVKHRKLLDEDVSEKKDVKALLSFRNSITADPMGSLSNWTSINSGNMCSWNGVSCRKHTNRVVAIILPQLGLEGTISTSIGNLSLLRILNLSSNSLSGRIPTQLGQLKALRSLDLNTNLLVGSIPTSLVNCTHIQWIRLSDNNLRGNIPKEFGGLGNLQHLRLSYNSLSGSIPNSLGKCTSLVDLVLGYNNLTGSIPPSLSNCSDLSMIDLPENGLTGGIPSGLRRLEKLQSLGLGYNKLKGSIPPSLSNCSALSIIDLSENGFTGGIPSELGMLEKLQFLVLQSNKLGSQIPAALGNCSSLEVLFLGDNSLTGNIASELGNLKQLGRLSLYGPGNLTGSIPPEIGNCSNLEWLDVGTNLIYGPLPMSITMLPLSTISLLGNAFEGKLPEGIFNMTQLTYLSLGSNNFSRNIPKGIDMLTELTYLNLGSNSLTGVLPEGITNLSKLENLYVDTNHMTGIIPKAIGELRSLRNLFLFSNNLSGSIPYSIGQLKNLTQLAIYSNNISGAIPESIGGLISLQKLDVSDNSLMGQIPQSIGNCKSITDLVLTDNNLSGRVPPSIVNCTALRRLKLSRNSLYGGIDINFPPSIEILSAYSNNLNGILPASLANCTQLTLLDFSNNRLRDELSSHLLVNCQELRVLSLGSNEFEGHIPLWITNLTRLQVLDLSNNKFVGTIPSSLQSLKGFSQSQSSQLNGVMGNTLYEDIPVVIKGNEYILQYVLAANTILDLSNNNLSGKIPPSIGNLISMRLLNLSGNHLEGRIPASLGQISTLEQLDLSHNNLSGQIPEELSKLFLLSYFNVSFNSLCGRIPGGPQFLTFDKTSYQGNPPCLCDNGFILRKCKNNETSVSTSEEGEKSVWSRIDEYVSPIAMGLGLGIGFGGTLSVIVWRDRIDQ, encoded by the coding sequence ATGGATGGAATGTTTTCTGCAGTGAAACACCGTAAGCTACTCGATGAAGATGTTTCTGAGAAGAAGGACGTCAAAGCTCTTCTCTCGTTCAGAAATAGCATTACAGCCGACCCCATGGGATCACTTTCGAACTGGACTTCTATCAATTCAGGAAACATGTGCTCCTGGAATGGTGTTTCCTGCAGAAAGCATACCAACAGAGTAGTGGCCATCATTCTCCCTCAGTTGGGATTGGAAGGTACCATTTCAACATCCATAGGAAACCTATCATTACTACGCATTTTGAATCTCTCCAGCAATTCTTTGAGTGGAAGGATTCCAACTCAGCTTGGCCAACTGAAAGCGTTGAGGTCACTCGACCTCAACACAAATCTGCTGGTGGGCTCCATACCCACATCTCTTGTTAATTGCACACATATTCAGTGGATTAGACTTTCAGACAACAACTTAAGGGGAAACATACCGAAAGAATTTGGTGGCCTGGGCAATTTACAGCATCTCCGGTTATCCTACAATAGTCTGAGTGGAAGCATTCCAAATTCTCTGGGGAAATGTACGTCTCTTGTTGATTTGGTCCTTGGCTATAACAATCTTACAGGTAGCATCCCCCCTTCTCTCAGTAATTGCTCTGATTTATCCATGATTGATTTGCCAGAGAATGGCTTGACTGGTGGCATCCCGTCTGGACTGAGGAGGTTGGAGAAATTGCAAAGCCTTGGCCTTGGCTATAACAAGCTCAAAGGTAGCATCCCTCCTTCTCTCAGTAATTGCTCTGCTTTATCCATCATTGATTTGTCAGAGAACGGCTTCACTGGTGGCATCCCGTCTGAACTGGGTATGTTGGAGAAATTGCAATTCCTTGTCCTGCAGTCTAACAAGTTGGGGTCTCAAATCCCTGCAGCTCTGGGTAATTGTTCTTCTCTAGAGGTACTGTTTCTAGGAGACAATTCGCTGACTGGCAACATAGCATCTGAACTAGGAAATTTAAAACAGCTTGGCCGACTATCTCTGTATGGCCCAGGCAATCTTACAGGTAGTATCCCTCCAGAAATAGGAAACTGTAGCAATCTTGAGTGGCTTGATGTTGGAACGAACCTTATTTACGGACCATTGCCAATGAGTATTACCATGCTTCCTCTCTCCACAATTTCTTTGCTTGGAAATGCTTTTGAAGGGAAACTACCAGAAGGCATTTTCAACATGACCCAGTTGACATACTTAAGTCTTGGTTCAAATAATTTCAGCAGAAACATCCCCAAAGGTATTGACATGCTCACCGAATTGACATATTTAAATTTAGGTTCAAATAGCTTGACAGGTGTGCTACCTGAAGGAATTACAAATTTGAGCAAACTTGAAAATCTATATGTTGACACTAACCATATGACAGGAATAATTCCAAAGGCCATAGGGGAGCTCCGATCTTTGagaaatttgtttttattttcaaaCAATTTAAGTGGATCTATACCATATAGTATTGGTCAACTCAAGAATCTTACTCAGCTAGCTATCTACAGCAATAATATCTCTGGGGCTATTCCTGAAAGCATTGGCGGTTTGATTTCACTTCAGAAATTAGATGTATCTGACAATAGTCTGATGGGACAAATCCCGCAATCCATAGGCAACTGCAAGTCCATAACCGATTTGGTATTGACCGACAACAATCTGTCTGGAAGAGTTCCACCATCTATAGTGAACTGCACAGCGTTGAGGAGATTAAAGCTGTCTAGGAACTCATTGTATGGAGGTATAGATATTAATTTTCCTCCTTCTATAGAAATTCTGTCTGCATATTCTAATAACTTAAATGGGATCCTGCCTGCATCGTTGGCCAATTGTACGCAGCTCACGCTGCTAGATTTCAGCAATAATAGATTAAGAGATGAGCTGTCTTCACACCTACTTGTAAATTGTCAAGAGCTGAGGGTTCTGAGCCTTGGCTCCAATGAATTTGAGGGTCATATTCCTCTATGGATTACAAACCTCACCAGGTTGCAGGTCTTAGATCTATCCAACAATAAATTTGTTGGAACAATTCCCTCTTCCCTTCAGAGCCTGAAGGGATTTTCACAATCCCAATCTTCGCAATTGAATGGTGTGATGGGTAATACCCTCTATGAAGATATACCAGTTGTAATCAAAGGAAATGAGTACATACTCCAATATGTGTTGGCAGCAAACACCATATTAGACTTGTCAAATAATAATTTGAGCGGGAAAATTCCTCCGAGCATAGGGAATCTGATTAGCATGAGACTGTTAAATCTGTCCGGAAATCATCTGGAGGGTAGGATACCGGCTTCTTTGGGGCAAATATCAACCCTGGAGCAGTTGGACTTGTCTCACAATAATTTGAGTGGGCAGATACCAGAGGAACTGTCTAAATTATTCCTCTTGAGCTATTTCAATGTTTCTTTCAACAGTCTTTGTGGGCGAATACCCGGAGGACCGCAGTTCCTGACTTTTGATAAGACTTCATACCAGGGAAACCCTCCGTGTTTATGCGACAATGGTTTCATCTTGAGGAAATGCAAAAACAATGAGACATCAGTTTCAACTTCAGAAGAGGGGGAGAAGTCGGTGTGGAGCAGAATAGATGAGTACGTGTCACCCATTGCTATGGGGCTCGGCTTGGGGATTGGGTTTGGCGGAACATTGTCAGTAATTGTATGGAGGGACAGAATCGATcaatag